The sequence GTACGCAACGCCCCGAGCGACGGCAGGTACAACGTGCCGCCGGTCGCGGTCAGCCGTACGGAGAAGGGCACCCCGGCCCGTACCGCGGCCGCGGCGGCGAGCGCACTGAAGTGGGCGAGCCCGCGGCGCATGGTGTCGGCCTGGTGTCGACGCGTCATACGGGAGGCGGGTACGGCACCGAGTGCGCGCAGGCAGCTCCGGCCCCAGGGACCGACGAGCGGATGGAGGAGCCGGGCAAGGGCGGAGGACCGGCGGCCGGCGCCTTCCTCACCATGTGTCAGGAATTCCGCCCCTGTCCCGTTGTCCGCCTCCTCCAGTAACGACCAGTCCTCCCTCAGCCGGTCGCGCAGCGGTCGGGGGCACACCTCCGGATCGGCCACCTCGACGGCGTCCAGGATCGCCCGGAGCAGGAGCAGGCGCCGTACGTACTGATCTCTCTGCAGAAGGGCGAGCGTGTCGGGTCCGCCTGCTGTGCGGCCCAGTTCGCTCAAGGCCCGCTCGGTCAGCGCCGACGGGATCAAGGCGTGTCTCCTCCGTGAACGTCCGGTTCGGCCGGGACGCGGTCCGATGCCGATGCGGCTGTCGTTGCCGCCGTGAGCCGCCGGACCACATGCCGGATGAAGCGTTGCAGGTCGGAGCAGTAGACAGAAGGGTTCGCGAAGCCTTCTCCGGCACGGTAGCGATGGGCGTAGTGGCCGCCGCCGCACACCGCGAGCAGGGGGCACGCCCGGCAGCGGGCCCCCAGCCCCGCGGCACCCGCCTGCCGGGCCGCGACGCCGGGATGGAGCAGCGCCTCGTCGAACCGGTTCCGGAAGACGTCGAGCCCCGTCCGGGCGGCGCCGTCGAAAGCGGACTTCAAAGAATCCACCTGCTCGATGCTTCCGTCGGTCTCCACGACCACGGCGTCGAACGGGGCGAGGCCCAGCGACTCGGTGGCCGCGGGCAGCCCGGCGAGCAGGGCGATGCACTCCTCGAAGAGACGTATCCGGGTCTCCTTCCGTCGCCCGGCCCACCAGCGGTCGAAAACAGCGCACAACCAGTCCCCGTACGGCGTCCGCACCGGCCGGGAACCGCTTTTCCCGTCCGTCTCCGGCTCGACATGGGGCGGCGGGGCCGACCAGTTCCCGTGCGGCAGCAACAGGTCGAGGGCCGGCGGGCGCAGGGCGAGCAGGGATTCGTAGACGGCGACGGGATCGGTGACCGGGTCGACCACCGTCAGCACTCCGGCGTACGCGTCCGGACGGTGGTCGGCGAGCAGCCGCGCGCCGCGTACCGCGGCCGGCCAGGACGGGCGGCCCGAGTGGTCGACGCGTCGGGCGTTGTGCGCGGGCAGCCCCCCGTCGAGGCTGATGCCGACGCTGATGCCGTGGCGGGCGAGCACATCGACACGCTGCCCGGTCAGGAGGGTGGCGTTGGTCTGGACAGTGGCGTGCACCGTGCAGGTGCGGGGGACGCTCCGGCGGACACGTGTGGTGAAGCGGGCGAGCGTTTCCACCCCCGCGAGGAGGGGTTCACCGCCGTGCAGGACCAGCGAGACGGCAGTCAGCCCGTGGACCGCCGCGTGTTCGGCGATGCGGTACGCGGTCCGTTCCAGCACATCGGGCGGCGTAGTGGCCGGCCGGTCCCGATAGGTCCGGTCGGGGCCCTCATAGAGGTAGCAGTAACGGCAGGCAAGGTTGCATCTGCCGTGAACTTTTACGATGAATTGCCGGAATGGAGCGGAGGGAGCGCGTACCTGTGCGGACACCGCCCGGCCGTCCACCGCGCCACCCCCAAAGTGTCGGGTTCTCTTTCCGGATCCCGCTCTTCCCGTGCCGCGTTCGCATATGGGACCGCCTTGCCCTCTGCTGGCGCGGCACCCGGTGCCGTGCCGGCAAGCGTTCCTCGCGAGCGGCCTCGGCAGCGCCATTCCCACCGCCTTTGCCATGACAAACGTGACCCGGCCGAACCTGTCCGGTTCGACCAGCAGGTCGACCGGAACCGGCGGGTGCGACCGGCGCCTTCGCGGCTCGCAGGACGACTGACGGCTCAGTCGGCGCTTCAAAAGGCGTTGTTGAACCCCCACAGCATCTCGCTCGGCTGCTCCGCCCGTTCCCGAAGTTCCGCCAGCACCTCGGCGAGCACCGGATGGTCGATCGCCCTCAGTTCCGCGAGTCCCATCGCGAGAAGATCGGGCAGCGGCTCCTCGGCCCCCTGTGCGTCGTCCTGTTCGCCCATCCCCTGACTCCCTCCTTCCGGTCCACGGCGTCACACCGCGGCCGGTGATGGCGGCCGGGCCGCCCTCGACGCCCTACCGTCCCGTAGGACATACCCAGTCGGCGCGGCGGGCATCGAGCCAGTGTGCGCCAGAAGCCCGGATGCGCTCCGCCTATCCTGCTGTACAGACTTTCAGCGAGAACGACGGAGCACCACGCATGTACTTCACCGACCGCGGTATCGAAGAGCTGGAGAAGCGGCGCGGCGAGGAGGAGGTCACTTTCGAGTGGCTCGCCGAGCAACTGCGCGCATTCGTCGACCTGAATCCGGACTTCGAGATCCCGGTGGAACGCCTGGCAACCTGGCTGGCCCGCCTGGACGACGACGAGGACGAGGAGTAGACACCCCCGCCCCCCTCCAGCCCGTCCCGGCCGACCGGAGGCTCCGGGGGCGCACCCCTCTTGGACCGAGGCCCGTCCGACGCTTGAGGACGAGGCCGTCCAGGCCGACGGGGGGTCCGAGGGCGCGCCCCCCCTTCAGCCCGTCCGGCGTTTGAGGACGAGGCCGTCCAGGCCGACGGGGAGTCCGAGGGCGCGCCCCCCCTTCAGCCCGTCCGGCGTTTGAGGACGAGGCCGTCCAGGCCGACGGGGGGTCTGGGGGCGCAGCCCCCAGGGGACGGGAACGGGTAGGGGCGGCGGGGGCGAGAACACCCCGTCGCGACATACCGAGACACCCCCACCGCGAAGCGACAGACACGGGACCCCCACGCCCCGCGACGGCCCACAGTGGCCCAAATTGCACACTTTTCATACCATTGACGCCCCCCGGATCACCAGATCGAGTGCCTTGACTTCACGAAGCCGCGATATATCGTGTCTATCAGGAGACGCGATATGGCGCGTCGTCGTGTCCGCCCCTGCCGAGGAGGTCAGCACCATGTCCGAGTGGTCCGTCGCAGAGCCAAGGAAGCTCACGTTCGACGAACCGGTGACGGCTCTCCACGTGCGCATCGCCAACGGCACGGTGAACGTCGTGGGCGTCGAAGAGGGCCCCGCCCGCCTGGAAGTCTCCTCGATAGAGGGACCACCCCTGATGGTGACCCAGGAGAACGGCACACTCACCGTGGCGTACGAGGACCTGCCCTGGAAGGGCTTCCTCAAGTGGCTCGACCGCAAGGGCTGGCGCCGCAGCGCGGTGGTCTCCCTGGCCGTGCCGGCACGGACGCGCGTCGAGGTGGGCGTGGTGAGTGCCACCGCCGTGGTCTCCGGCATCGACGGGCGGGCGGTGGTGAAGGGCGTCTCGGGCGACACCACACTCGTGGGCCTGTCCGGCCCGGTCCGCGCGGACACCGTCTCGGGGAACGTGGAGGTCCAGGCCCTCACCGGCGACCTCCGCCTCAACTCCGTCTCCGGTGACCTGACCGTCATCGACGGCTCCAGCCCCTCCGTTCGGGTCGATTCGGTCAGCGGTTCCGTGATCGTCGACCTGGACCCGGCGGGCCGGTCCAGCGACATCCGTCTGACCAGCATCTCGGGGGAGATCGCCGTCCGTCTGCCGCATCCGGCCGACGCGGAGGTCGAGGTGGACTCGGCGAGCGGCACGGTCTCCAGCGCCTTCGATGATCTGCGGATCCACGGCCAGTGGGGCGCCAAGAAGATCACCGGCAGGCTCGGCGCGGGGACCGGACGCCTGAAGGCGACCACCCTCTCCGGTTCGATCGCACTGCTGCGCAGGCCCCCCGCGGAGGACGAACCGTGGGACGAGGAAGCGGATTTCGAGAAGGCCACCGACGTCGGGGAGGATGACCCACAGGACACGATCTCAGCCCCGTCCACGTCCGACGCGACATCCACGTCCGACGCGACGCCCACGTCCGACGCGACGCCCACGCCGGATTCGACATCCATCTCCGCGAAACAGCCAGCCGCCGACGTCACCGACGGATCACCCGACGGCCCGACCCACCAGAAGGGGCTCTGACATGGCTCCCGTCTTTGCCCATGGCCGCCTGCGGCTCTACCTCCTCAAGCTGCTCGAAGAAGCACCGCGCCACGGTTACGAGGTGATCCGCCTCCTGGAGGAGCGCTTCCAGGGGCTGTACGCGCCGTCGGCCGGCACCGTCTACCCCCGGCTGGCCAAGCTGGAGGCCGAGGGACTGGTCACCCACACCACCGAGGGCGGCCGGAAGGTGTACGCGATCACGGACGCGGGCCGTGCCGAGCTGGCCGACCGCAGCGGCGAACTGGCCGATCTGGAGCTGGAGATCCGAGAATCGGTCGCCGAGCTGGCCGCGGAGATCCGTGCCGATGTGCGCGGCGCCGCAGGCGATCTGCGCCGCGAGATGCGGGCCGCGGCGAGCGAGGCGCGGCGCGGTTCCACAGGGGCGGGCGCCAGGGCACGCGGCGAACACGAGGGCGCCCACGGCGGCTTCACGGACCCCGGGGACAAGGAGGCGTGGCGCGTCGCCAAGGAGGAGATGCGCCGTGTCAAGCAGGAGTGGAAGGAGCAGGCCCGGCGCGCCAAGGACGAGAGCCGTCGGGCCCGCGAGGAGGCCCAGCGAGCCCGCCACCAGGCCAAGGAGGCCCAGGAGCGGGTCCGGGAGCAGGCACAGGAAGAGCTGCAGCGCATCGCCAAGCGCGTCCAGGACCAGGTGCAGGACCACTTCACCCGGGGCGACTGGCCGACGGGCGTCCGGGAGGGCCTCACCGAGCTCGCCAAGGAGTTCGGCGATTTCGGCAAGGACTTCGGCAAGGAGTTCGGCAAGGACTTCGGCTTCGGCCGGCCGGGCGCGGGTGCCGGAGCAGGAGCGGGTGCCGGGGCAGGGACGCGGAAGCCCGGGCACGCCGAGCACCCGGAGCACCCCGACTACACGGACACTCCCGAGGACTTTCCCGCCGGTTACGAGCCCTCCTGGGCCCACGAGGACTCCACGGGCGATCCCGCCCGGGACCTCGACCGCCTGCTGGACCGCTTCCGCGACGATATCCGCGACGCGGCCCGCGATCACGGAGTGACGGAGGGACAGTTGCACGATGCCCGCCGGCACCTGTCGTCGGCGGCGGCGCGCATAGGCGCGGTGCTGCGGACGCCCAAGGGCTGAACGTCGGTTCGTCGCCCGCCCGCCGGGCCCGACCCACCCGTCCCGCGGGCTGGTCGGGCGCGGCGATCGCGGTGGCCCCGAGGGACGAGGCGGGCCCACCGCGGACCGCCTCGCTCCCTCAGCCCGCCTTCGCCTCTCCCCCGCCGTACAGCACGCGCCGCAGTGCCGTGTAGGTCACCCCGTGGTCGGCCAGGACCTCCGAGGGGACGCCGGGGCGGGCGGCGAGGGCGAGGAGGAGATGCTCGTCGCCGATGTGCCGGTCCTGCTGGGCGACGGCCATGCGCAGGGACTCGGTGAGGACGTCCCGCGCGCCCCGGCCGAAGGGGCGGCGCCCGCCGGTGAAGCCGGACCACCAGCCCCGGCCACGCCCACCGTCGTTGCCGCCGTTCTTCCCGTTCCCCTGGGTTGACTCCAGCGCACCCTCGCCATGGGCCTCCTCGACCCGGGAGACGATCGCCGAGACATCGATGCCCAGCCCCGAGAGAGCGTCCGTGTCGGCGCGGGAGAGCCCGCCGCGACGGCGCGCCTCGGCCAGAGCCCGTTCGACGGACTCCCTGCGCCCTCCGAGCCCCAGCGACGTCAGGGCGAACGACGCGCGGCTGGCCTCTCGGTCGAGGAGCGCCAGCAGCAGGTGCTGCTCCTCGACCGCCTCCGCGTCCAGCCTCTCCGCATGGCCGATCGCGCCGAGGACCACCGCGCGGGCGTCCTTGGTGAACCGTTCGAACATCACTGCCTCCCGTACTTCTTGTGCACGGCCTGCCTGCTGACACCCAGTTCCGCGGCGATCTCCTGCCACGACCAACCCTGATTGCGCGCGCTGCGCACCTGAACCGCTTCGAGCTGCTCCAGGAGTCGCCGCAACGCGGAGACGGCTCGCAGCCCGATCCGCGGATCACGGTCGCCCGCGCGCTCGGCGAGATCCGTTGCTTCGGTCATGATGTCAACTTAGATTGACACACCCGGGCGTGTCAACTGTGGTTGACACGCCCGGGTGCGGGAGGCGCACTACGCGGTAGGGCCGACGGGTGGGAAGGGTGACGGGCGGGAAGGCGATGTCGGTGACGGGCGGTGTCAGGGTGCGGTCAGTACGACCTTGCCGAAGAGTTCGCCGGACTCCATCCGTTCGAAGCCCTCGCGGGCCCGGTCCAGCGGGAGGACCTCGTCGATGACGGGGCGGACGCCGGTGGCGGCGCAGAACGACAGCAGGTCCTCCAGCTCGTCCTTCGTGCCCATCGTGGAACCGACGACCTTGAGTTCGAGGAAGAAGATGCGGGTCAGCTCGGCGTGCGAGGGGCGGTCGCCGCTCGTGGCACCGGAGATGACCAGGGTGCCGCCCGGCTTGAGGGACTTGACCGAGTGGGACCAGGTGGCGGCGCCGACGGTCTCGATGACGGCGTCCACGCGCTGCGGCAGGCGGGCTCCGGACTCCACGGCCTCGACGGCGCCGAGCTCCAGGGCCCGCTTGCGCTTGGCCTCGTCCCGGCTGGTGGCGAAGACCCGCAGCCCCGCGGCCTTGCCGAGCGCGATCGCCGCCGTGGCGACACCGCCGCCGGCGCCCTGGACGAGTACGGAGTCACCGGGTCGTACACCCGCGTTGGTGAAGAGCATGCGGTAGGCCGTCAGCCACGCGGTGGGCAGGCAGGCGGCCTCTTCGAAGGAGAGTTCGGCGGGCTTGGGGAGGATGTTCCAGGTGGGTACGGAGACCTGTTCCGCGAAGGTGCCCTGGTAGCGCTCGGTGAGGATGGACCGCGGTTCCTTCGGGCCGACGCCATGGCCCGTCTGACCGATGACGGAGTGCAGGACGACCTCGTTGCCGGCCTCGTCGATCCCGGCGGCATCGCATCCGAGGATCATCGGCAGCTTGTCCTCGGCGAGGCCGACTCCGCGCAGCGACCAGAGGTCGTGGTGGTTCAGGGAGGCGGCCTTGACGGTCACGGTCGTCCAGCCGGGGCGGGCCTCGGGAGCGGGGCGCTCGCCCAACTCAAGGCCGTTCAAGGGCTGGTCACGGTCGATACGGGCGGCGTAGGCAGCGAACATGTCCCGACCCTAGGCCGCGGGTGCCTCCGGCGGAACCGGGCCCGTCTGTGACACGCGTCCCCCCACCGGGCGCCGACTCACGCGGCGGCCCGCGGCCCCCGGAGTGAGGGCTGTACCCGGCGCTCAGGTGCGGACCGGTGAGACCGTTCGCGCAGTTCCCCGCGCCCCCAAGAGACAGCGGCTCCCCCGCCATCGTGGCTGAGCGCGCAGTTCCGCGCACCCTTGGGGGCGGGGCTGCGCCCCGGCTTTTTTGGGGGCGCGGGGAACTGCGCGTACGGCCCCCACCGGAGCGCACCCGGCACAACACCCCAGCCAGACTCCACCGAACCGCACCCCGCACAACACCCCAGCCAGACTCCACCGAACCGCACCCCGCACAGCACCCCGGCCTGACCCCACCGAACCGCAACCCGCACAGCACCCCGGCCTGACCCCACCGAACCGCACCCCGGCCGGACCCCACCGGGCCCGCGCCCGGACACACCCGCTCGGCCGAATCACCGGCGAAAGGTTTTCCGGGAGCAGGATTCGGGCCCCGCCCAACCAGGACGGGGCCCGAATCCCACAGCCGGAGCCGGGAGGCGGAACGGCTACCGCCGGGCCACACCCTCCGCCCGAGCGGCAGCGGCAACCGCCGCGGTGACCGCCGGAGCGACCCGCTCGTCGAACGGCGACGGAATCACATAGTCCGCGGCAAGGTCGTCCCCGACGACCGCAGCCAACGCCTCGGCCGCCGCGATCTTCATCCCCTCGGTGATCCGGGAGGCCCGCACCTGGAGCGCCCCCGCGAAGATCCCGGGGAACGCCAGCACGTTGTTGATCTGGTTCGGGTAGTCCGACCGCCCGGTGGCGACGACCGCCGCGTACTTGTGGGCGACATCGGGATGCACCTCGGGGTTCGGGTTCGCCATGGCGAAGACGAACGCGCCCTCGGCCATGGAGGCGACGGCCGGCTCCGGAACCGTACCGCCGGAGACGCCGATGAAGACGTCGGCCCCGGCGAGGGCGGACTCCAGCGAGCCGGAAAGGCCGGCCTTGTTGGTCATGACCGCGAGGTCCCGCTTGACCGGGGTCAGATCGTCCCGGTCGACGGACACGATGCCCTTGCGGTCCGCGACGGCGACGTCCCCGAGCCCCGCCTCAAGGAGGAACTTGGCGATGGCCACCCCGGCCGCGCCGGCGCCCGAGATCACGGCCCGCAGCTGCCCGAGCGAGCGCCCGGTCAGCCGCGCGGCGTTCCGCAGGGCCGCCAGCGTGACGACGGCCGTACCGTGCTGGTCGTCGTGGAAGACGGGAATGTCCAGCCGTTCCTGCAGCCGGCGCTCGATCTCGAAGCACCGGGGTGCCGAGATGTCCTCCAGGTTCACGCCGCCGAAGGACGGCGCGAGCCGCACGACGGTCTCGACGATCTCGTCGACGCCCGTGCAGTCCAGCGCGATCGGCACCGCGTCGACGCCGCCGAACTGCTTGAACAGGATCGCCTTGCCCTCCATCACGGGGAGGGAGGCCTCGGGCCCGATGTCACCGAGACCGAGCACGGCGGTCCCGTCCGTCACGACGGCGACCACGGACGACTTCCAGGTGTAGTCGTGGACGAGTTCCGGCTGCTCCGCGATGGCCATGCAGACCTTCGCGACGCCGGGGGTGTACGCCAGGGACAGGTCGTCCTTGTCACGGACGGGCACGGTGGCCTGCACGGCCATCTTGCCGCCACGGTGCAGCGCGAACGCCGGGTCGAAGGAATCGAGGGGCTCGGCCCCGCCGTCCTGATCCGTACTGCTGTCGCTGCGAGGATTGACGATCTCCGCTGCCACTTTGTTTTACCCCTTAAGTCTTCATGGTTGAGGGTTGCCGCTCCTGGTGAGGAGCGGGCGGGCACCGCGCGTGTCCCTGATGACTGTTAAGTACGGAACATGCGCGACGGGCGCGCCGCACACGCGCCCTGAGCCCCGGATGAGGGGTGTAAGGATCCTTCTTACCGGACGGACCGCACCGCGGACGAGTCCATAAAGCGAAGGTCACATGTGGGCGGCCGAAGGTCACACACCGGAGAGGCGGGGCTCGCACTCCGGCGAGCCCGGGCCCGTATACCGGAGCACGAAGGTCACATACCGGTGACATGACTCATGACCGAATGTGTCGAAAAAGCCCATTTAGCGAATAAGCAGCCGATAGGCGCCATGGCGTCGTAAGTGCCCAGAAGCGGTCGCTCACATCATGGGATTCGCAGCAGATCTTCCGGCTCTCGCGGGGGTTTTCCGCACAAGATCCGGTCAAGCCGGACCGCTTCGGTCCGGTTCGGGGGTCACCCGTTATCCGATTTTGACATGGCGGGAACCCTGAAGGGTCGAGTCCGAATGGCAAGATGCCGTAATCACACGAGGTCGCGACACCCGAAGGTGTGTGTTCTCGTCGACCCATCGGCTACTGCCGACCCATCGGCAACTCCACCCACCCGCCGGAGGAACCCACCATGACCGCAAGCTCCACCCGTCGTACGACCGCCGCGCAGTCCCGGATAGCCGCGGTCGGTGCGATCGCGGTCGCAGGCGCCCTGCTGCTCACCGGCTGCGGTGACCAGACCAAGGACAAGGACAGCGGCGGCTCCGACACCGCGGACTCCAGCGCGGCCCCGCTGGCCGACAAGCTGCCCGCGGCCGTCCGCGACAAGGGCGTCATCAAGGTCGGCTCGGACATCGCGTACGCGCCGGTCGAGTTCAAGGACGACTCCGGCAAGACGGTGGGCATCGACCCCGACCTCGCCGACGCCATGGGCAAGCAGCTCGGCGTGAAGTTCGAGTTCGAGAACGGCACGTTCGACACGCTGCTCGGCGGCCTGCGCTCCAAGCGGTACGACATCGCGATGTCGGCGATGACGGACACCAAGAACCGCCAGGAGGGTGTCGACGCCGACACCGGCAAGAAGGTCGGCGAGGGTGTCGACTTCATCGACTACTTCACCGCGGGTGTCTCGATCTACACCAAGAAGGGCGACGACCAGGGCATCAAGACCTGGGCCGACCTGTGCGGCAAGAAGCTGGTCGTCCAGCGCGGCACCGTCTCGCACGACCTGGCCAAGTCCGAGGCGAAGAAGTGTGCCAAGGGCAAGTCCATCTCCATCGAGGCCTTCGACAACGACCAGCAGGCCCAGACCCGGCTGCGTTCGGGCGGCGCGGACGCCGGCTCCTCCGACTTCCCGGTCGCGGCGTACGCGGTGAAGACCTCGGGCGGCGGCAAGGACTTCCAGCTCGTCGGCGAACAGGTCGAGGCCGCCCCGTACGGCATCGCGGTCGCCAAGTCCAACACCGAGGTGCGCGACGCCGTCAAGGCCGCCCTCGACGCGATCATCGAGAACGGCGAGTACAAGAAGATCATCGAGAAGTGGGGCGTCGAGGCGGGCGCAGTCGAAGCGGCCGCGATCAACGGCGGAAAGTGACCGTGTCTCGCTCATCGACACGTCGCTGAAAGGCATCACCCGTGAATGACTTCAAGAAGACCGACTCGTCGGCGGACACCCCGCAGGCCGGACCGGAGGCGATCAGAGCCATCCCGGTCCGGCACTACGGCCGGTACGTCGCCGCCGTGGTCGCCCTCGGCATCTTCGGCCTGCTCGTCTGGGCCTTCGCCAACGGCGACATCAACTGGGGCGCCATCCCCGACTACTTCTTCAACGACCGGATCCTCAAGGGCGTCCGCGAGACCCTCGTACTGACGTTCCTGTCGATGCTCATCGGCATCGTCGGCGGCGTGGTCCTGGCCGTGATGCGCCTCTCGAAGAACCCGGTGACCTCGTCGATCGCCTGGTTCTACATCTGGTTCTTCCGCGGCACTCCGGTCCTGGTCCAGCTGTTCGTCTGGTTCAACCTGGGCTTCGTCTTCCAGTACGTCAACCTCGGGCCGATCTACAAGGACCAGTGGGCCGACTTCATGACGCCGTTCCTCACGGCGCTGCTCGGTCTGGGTCTGAACGAGGCCGCGTACATGGCGGAGATCTGCCGCGCGGGTCTGCTCTCGGTCGACGAGGGCCAGACCGAGGCCTCGCACGCCCTGGGCATGAGCCACGGCAAGACCCTGCGGCGGATCGTGATCCCGCAGGCGATGCGCGTGATCGTGCCCCCCACGGGCAACGAGGTCATCAACATGCTGAAGACGACCTCCCTGGTCGCAGCGGTGCAGTATCCCGAACTCCTGAGGTTCTCCCAGGACATCGGCACCACCTCAGGCGCCACGGTCGAGATGCTCTTCCTGGCCGCCGCCTGGTACCTGATCATGACCTCGGTGCTCAGCGTCGGGCAGTACTACATCGAGCGGTACTACGCCCGCGGTTCGAGCCGCGCCCTGCCGCCCACCCCGTTCCAGAAAATCAAGGCGAACATGCTGTCCCTGTCCAACCGCTCGGGCGGAGGTGTCAACGCATGAGCGCCGACGCGAACGTGACCAAGGACGCGACCGGGGCGGGCTCCGGTACGGCGATGGTGAAGGCCGAGGGCGTCCACAAGTCCTTCGGTCCGGTCGAGGTCCTCAAGGGCATCGACCTCGAAGTGAAGCCCAGCGAGGTCTTCTGCCTGATCGGCCCGTCCGGCTCGGGCAAGTCGACGTTCCTGCGGTGCATCAACCACCTGGAGAAGGTCAACTCCGGACGGCTGTACGTCGACGGGGAGCTGGTCGGCTACCGCCAGAAGGGCGACAAGCTGTACGAGCTGAAGGACAGCGAGGTCGCGCTGAAGCGGCGGGACATCGGCATGGTGTTCCAGCGGTTCAACCTGTTCCCGCACATGACGGCGCTGGAGAACGTCATGGAGGCGCCGGTCCAGGTCAAGGGTGTGAGCAGGGCGCAGGCGCGGGAGCGGGCGGGGCAGCTCCTGGAGCGGGTGGGTCTCGCCGACAAGGCCGGCAACTACCCCTCACAGCTCTCCGGCGGCCAGCAGCAGCGGGTCGCGATCGCGCGGGCGCTCGCGATGGAGCCGAAGCTGATGCTGTTCGACGAGCCGACGTCGGCGCTGGACCCCGAGCTCGTCGGTGACGTCCTCGACGTCATGCGCGACCTCGCCGAGTCCGGCATGACGATGATCGTCGTCACCCACGAGATGGGCTTCGCCCGGGAGGTCGGCGATTCGCTGGTCTTCATGGACGAGGGCGTGGTGGTCGAGTCCGGCCACCCCCGAGAGGTCCTGACGAACCCGCAGCACGAGCGGACACAGTCGTTCCTGTCGAAGGTGCTCTAGCCGTCCGGCGGCGGTTGCGGATACTACGCGGAGGGGCGGTACGGGTTTCCCGTACCGCCCCTCCGCGTTCGTCGACTGCGGGCCCGGTGGGGGCGGGCCCAAGAGATTGCGCGGTTCCCCGCGCCCCTGGGCACCTCAACCCGTCCGGCGTGCACCTCTCAGCCCGCCCGGCGTGCACCTTTCAGCCCGTCCGGCGTGCACCTTTCAGCCCGTCCGGCGTTTGAGGACAAAAGGGGGCGAGGGGGCGCAGCCCCCATACAGTGACGGGGAGGGTAGGGGCGGCGGGGGCGAGGGAAGTCTGCTACCGGACGGCCAGGACCAGCGCGTCGGACGGCGACCGCCACACCTCCCGCGCCTCCGCGAACCCCGCCGCCCGCAGGGCCCCCGCATGCCACGAGGCAGAAGGCGTGTCCCCGTCGGCATGCTCCCCGTAGATCTCGAACCGCCGCGCCGTCGGCTCGGCGAGCACGGGATCCTGCGCGGCGAGCGCCCACCACTCGGCCCAGTCGAGAACCCCCGCCGCCTTCGCGGCGTCCATCCGCGCATGCCGCTGCGCACGATCCGCCGCGTTGATCCGAGGTGTCGTCTCG is a genomic window of Streptomyces sp. NBC_00414 containing:
- a CDS encoding FxsB family cyclophane-forming radical SAM/SPASM peptide maturase, coding for MSAQVRAPSAPFRQFIVKVHGRCNLACRYCYLYEGPDRTYRDRPATTPPDVLERTAYRIAEHAAVHGLTAVSLVLHGGEPLLAGVETLARFTTRVRRSVPRTCTVHATVQTNATLLTGQRVDVLARHGISVGISLDGGLPAHNARRVDHSGRPSWPAAVRGARLLADHRPDAYAGVLTVVDPVTDPVAVYESLLALRPPALDLLLPHGNWSAPPPHVEPETDGKSGSRPVRTPYGDWLCAVFDRWWAGRRKETRIRLFEECIALLAGLPAATESLGLAPFDAVVVETDGSIEQVDSLKSAFDGAARTGLDVFRNRFDEALLHPGVAARQAGAAGLGARCRACPLLAVCGGGHYAHRYRAGEGFANPSVYCSDLQRFIRHVVRRLTAATTAASASDRVPAEPDVHGGDTP
- the fxsA gene encoding FxSxx-COOH cyclophane-containing RiPP peptide, whose product is MGEQDDAQGAEEPLPDLLAMGLAELRAIDHPVLAEVLAELRERAEQPSEMLWGFNNAF
- a CDS encoding DUF6104 family protein produces the protein MYFTDRGIEELEKRRGEEEVTFEWLAEQLRAFVDLNPDFEIPVERLATWLARLDDDEDEE
- a CDS encoding DUF4097 family beta strand repeat-containing protein is translated as MSEWSVAEPRKLTFDEPVTALHVRIANGTVNVVGVEEGPARLEVSSIEGPPLMVTQENGTLTVAYEDLPWKGFLKWLDRKGWRRSAVVSLAVPARTRVEVGVVSATAVVSGIDGRAVVKGVSGDTTLVGLSGPVRADTVSGNVEVQALTGDLRLNSVSGDLTVIDGSSPSVRVDSVSGSVIVDLDPAGRSSDIRLTSISGEIAVRLPHPADAEVEVDSASGTVSSAFDDLRIHGQWGAKKITGRLGAGTGRLKATTLSGSIALLRRPPAEDEPWDEEADFEKATDVGEDDPQDTISAPSTSDATSTSDATPTSDATPTPDSTSISAKQPAADVTDGSPDGPTHQKGL
- a CDS encoding helix-turn-helix transcriptional regulator, with translation MAPVFAHGRLRLYLLKLLEEAPRHGYEVIRLLEERFQGLYAPSAGTVYPRLAKLEAEGLVTHTTEGGRKVYAITDAGRAELADRSGELADLELEIRESVAELAAEIRADVRGAAGDLRREMRAAASEARRGSTGAGARARGEHEGAHGGFTDPGDKEAWRVAKEEMRRVKQEWKEQARRAKDESRRAREEAQRARHQAKEAQERVREQAQEELQRIAKRVQDQVQDHFTRGDWPTGVREGLTELAKEFGDFGKDFGKEFGKDFGFGRPGAGAGAGAGAGAGTRKPGHAEHPEHPDYTDTPEDFPAGYEPSWAHEDSTGDPARDLDRLLDRFRDDIRDAARDHGVTEGQLHDARRHLSSAAARIGAVLRTPKG
- a CDS encoding Clp protease N-terminal domain-containing protein; translated protein: MFERFTKDARAVVLGAIGHAERLDAEAVEEQHLLLALLDREASRASFALTSLGLGGRRESVERALAEARRRGGLSRADTDALSGLGIDVSAIVSRVEEAHGEGALESTQGNGKNGGNDGGRGRGWWSGFTGGRRPFGRGARDVLTESLRMAVAQQDRHIGDEHLLLALAARPGVPSEVLADHGVTYTALRRVLYGGGEAKAG
- a CDS encoding helix-turn-helix domain-containing protein; its protein translation is MTEATDLAERAGDRDPRIGLRAVSALRRLLEQLEAVQVRSARNQGWSWQEIAAELGVSRQAVHKKYGRQ
- a CDS encoding zinc-binding dehydrogenase, with the protein product MFAAYAARIDRDQPLNGLELGERPAPEARPGWTTVTVKAASLNHHDLWSLRGVGLAEDKLPMILGCDAAGIDEAGNEVVLHSVIGQTGHGVGPKEPRSILTERYQGTFAEQVSVPTWNILPKPAELSFEEAACLPTAWLTAYRMLFTNAGVRPGDSVLVQGAGGGVATAAIALGKAAGLRVFATSRDEAKRKRALELGAVEAVESGARLPQRVDAVIETVGAATWSHSVKSLKPGGTLVISGATSGDRPSHAELTRIFFLELKVVGSTMGTKDELEDLLSFCAATGVRPVIDEVLPLDRAREGFERMESGELFGKVVLTAP
- a CDS encoding NAD(P)-dependent malic enzyme, with amino-acid sequence MAAEIVNPRSDSSTDQDGGAEPLDSFDPAFALHRGGKMAVQATVPVRDKDDLSLAYTPGVAKVCMAIAEQPELVHDYTWKSSVVAVVTDGTAVLGLGDIGPEASLPVMEGKAILFKQFGGVDAVPIALDCTGVDEIVETVVRLAPSFGGVNLEDISAPRCFEIERRLQERLDIPVFHDDQHGTAVVTLAALRNAARLTGRSLGQLRAVISGAGAAGVAIAKFLLEAGLGDVAVADRKGIVSVDRDDLTPVKRDLAVMTNKAGLSGSLESALAGADVFIGVSGGTVPEPAVASMAEGAFVFAMANPNPEVHPDVAHKYAAVVATGRSDYPNQINNVLAFPGIFAGALQVRASRITEGMKIAAAEALAAVVGDDLAADYVIPSPFDERVAPAVTAAVAAAARAEGVARR